The following coding sequences are from one Arthrobacter sp. PvP023 window:
- a CDS encoding cyclopropane-fatty-acyl-phospholipid synthase family protein: MTAPLADTIAEVLRPVVGGELPVRLKVWDGSEAGPADAPVVRLKDPDAIRRLLWAPGELGAAQAYVTGELDVDGDLNSALEHLWKVVRERGLSGIRPTPAVLAGVGRIAKAAGAIGTPPQPPASQARVKGKLHSLLRDRAAISHHYDLSNEFYGLILDPQMAYSSAYWTDSSENYGLEDAQRDKLDLVCRKIGLKPGMRLLDVGCGWGSLSLHAAQHYGADVVGVTLSTEQKAFIDARIGERGLEGRVDIRIQDYREIPDGPFDAVASLEMGEHVGQRNYPVYAAALFNNVVPGGRVLVQQMSRRGKHPGGGPFIESFIAPDMHMRPVGETLGFLEDAGFEVQAVEAMRTDYVRTLEAWYANFEANQEAAVDMMGEEIARVWRLYLVGALRSFAEGRMGVEQILCSRPAPRG; the protein is encoded by the coding sequence ATGACGGCTCCGCTCGCGGACACCATCGCCGAGGTCCTGCGCCCGGTGGTCGGCGGGGAACTTCCCGTCCGGCTCAAGGTGTGGGACGGCAGCGAGGCGGGCCCGGCCGACGCTCCGGTAGTGCGGCTGAAGGATCCCGACGCCATCCGCCGGCTGCTGTGGGCGCCGGGGGAGCTCGGGGCAGCCCAGGCGTACGTCACCGGCGAACTGGACGTCGACGGCGACCTGAACTCAGCCCTGGAACACCTCTGGAAGGTGGTCCGCGAACGAGGACTCTCCGGGATCCGGCCCACGCCTGCCGTCCTGGCAGGCGTGGGCAGGATCGCAAAGGCGGCAGGTGCCATCGGCACTCCGCCGCAGCCGCCCGCCAGCCAGGCCCGGGTGAAGGGAAAGCTCCACAGCCTCCTCCGGGACCGGGCGGCCATCAGCCACCACTACGACCTCAGCAACGAGTTCTACGGCCTCATCCTTGATCCCCAGATGGCCTACTCGAGCGCGTACTGGACGGACTCCTCCGAGAACTACGGGCTGGAGGACGCCCAGCGGGACAAGCTGGACCTCGTCTGCCGGAAGATCGGGCTTAAGCCCGGCATGCGCCTGCTCGATGTCGGCTGCGGCTGGGGTTCGCTGAGCCTGCACGCAGCACAGCACTACGGTGCCGACGTCGTGGGTGTCACGCTTTCCACGGAACAGAAGGCCTTCATCGACGCCCGGATCGGCGAACGCGGACTGGAAGGCCGTGTGGACATCCGGATCCAGGACTACCGCGAGATCCCGGACGGGCCGTTCGACGCCGTCGCCTCCCTGGAGATGGGCGAACACGTGGGCCAGCGCAACTACCCCGTGTATGCAGCTGCGTTGTTCAATAACGTCGTTCCCGGCGGGCGCGTTCTGGTCCAGCAGATGTCCCGGCGCGGAAAGCACCCCGGGGGAGGGCCGTTCATCGAATCCTTCATCGCACCGGACATGCACATGCGCCCGGTCGGCGAGACCCTCGGTTTCCTGGAGGATGCCGGCTTTGAGGTCCAGGCCGTGGAGGCAATGCGGACGGACTATGTGCGCACCCTTGAGGCCTGGTACGCCAATTTCGAGGCGAACCAGGAAGCCGCCGTCGACATGATGGGGGAGGAGATAGCGCGCGTCTGGCGGCTCTACCTCGTCGGTGCCCTGCGCAGCTTCGCTGAAGGCAGGATGGGCGTGGAACAGATTCTCTGCAGCCGGCCGGCTCCGCGCGGCTGA
- a CDS encoding DUF1365 domain-containing protein, which yields MQGAAIYRTSIAHVRRTPLQNAFTYRSYSWYVDVDRLPLLPWPLRPLAGFRVSDHLGDPAGSLRGNVERFLRTRGIELDGGRITMLASARVFGHVFNPLSLFWCHDASGGLRCVVAEVHNTYGERHCYLLETDHSGRASVPKAFYVSPFNDVEGQYRMKLPEPGERLAVSIVLEREGQKPFVATVDGERREASVPNILSAALAVPLAPLRVSAQIRWQGIKLWARRLPIIKRPQHPSQEAVQ from the coding sequence ATGCAAGGGGCAGCCATCTACCGTACGTCCATAGCCCATGTGCGGCGCACACCCCTGCAGAATGCCTTTACCTACCGCAGCTACAGCTGGTACGTCGACGTCGACAGGCTTCCGTTACTTCCGTGGCCGCTCCGGCCGCTGGCCGGTTTTCGCGTCTCGGATCATCTTGGCGACCCGGCCGGCTCGCTCCGGGGCAATGTCGAACGGTTCCTGCGGACCCGGGGAATAGAGCTCGACGGCGGCAGGATCACCATGCTGGCCAGCGCCCGGGTTTTCGGCCACGTGTTCAACCCGCTCAGCCTGTTCTGGTGCCATGACGCCTCCGGCGGCCTGCGCTGCGTGGTTGCGGAGGTCCACAACACCTATGGTGAACGGCACTGTTACCTGCTCGAAACAGACCATTCTGGCAGGGCCAGCGTTCCCAAAGCGTTCTACGTTTCCCCGTTCAACGACGTCGAAGGCCAGTACCGGATGAAACTTCCGGAACCGGGGGAGCGGCTCGCAGTATCCATCGTGCTGGAGCGCGAAGGCCAGAAGCCCTTCGTGGCAACGGTTGACGGCGAACGCCGCGAGGCATCGGTGCCGAACATCCTCTCCGCCGCGCTAGCGGTTCCGCTGGCGCCGCTCCGAGTGTCTGCGCAGATCCGCTGGCAGGGCATCAAACTTTGGGCGCGTCGGCTGCCCATCATCAAACGACCACAACACCCTTCACAGGAGGCAGTACAGTGA
- the nrdH gene encoding glutaredoxin-like protein NrdH encodes MTVTVYTKPACVQCNATYRALDKKGITYQSVDISQDADALERLKALGYMQAPVVVTDQDHWSGFRPDKIEELALSAAASVA; translated from the coding sequence ATGACCGTTACGGTTTACACGAAGCCGGCCTGTGTTCAGTGCAACGCAACATATCGCGCGCTGGACAAGAAGGGCATCACCTACCAGAGCGTCGACATCTCCCAGGACGCGGATGCCCTCGAGCGGCTGAAGGCCCTCGGCTACATGCAGGCTCCCGTCGTGGTCACGGACCAGGATCACTGGTCAGGCTTCCGCCCGGACAAGATCGAGGAGCTGGCGCTGAGCGCAGCCGCCTCAGTGGCCTAG
- a CDS encoding nuclear transport factor 2 family protein — protein sequence MTDAEDFLAWVKSALHEAERALHDGDATPRRALWSRNEPVSILGAWRNAYGREEIEEAFAALEKSFSNCTSYSFELQAYDVAGAMAYTAGLEHVSTSVDGQPRSYTLRATQVYRREDGGWKVAHRHADTVTE from the coding sequence ATGACCGACGCCGAAGATTTCTTAGCCTGGGTTAAGTCCGCGCTGCACGAAGCGGAACGGGCGCTTCATGACGGCGATGCGACACCCCGGCGGGCACTATGGTCCCGGAATGAACCCGTAAGCATCCTGGGCGCATGGCGCAATGCGTACGGCCGTGAGGAGATTGAAGAAGCCTTCGCCGCCCTGGAGAAGTCCTTCTCCAACTGCACGTCCTACAGTTTCGAATTACAGGCCTATGACGTGGCCGGCGCCATGGCATACACCGCCGGCCTGGAGCATGTCTCCACCTCCGTGGACGGTCAGCCGCGCAGCTACACCCTGCGCGCCACCCAGGTCTACCGCCGTGAAGACGGCGGATGGAAGGTGGCGCATCGGCACGCCGACACCGTGACCGAGTGA
- the nrdE gene encoding class 1b ribonucleoside-diphosphate reductase subunit alpha — MPEGQGPRAGAAVEKTAEKPALPAAYKGLGYHELNAMLNLYGPNGEIQFEADREAAHQYFLQHVNNNTVFFHDLEEKLDYLVKNQYYERETLDQYTMNFIRELFNRAYKKKFRFETFLGAFKFYTSYTLKTFDGKRFLERYEDRVCMVALHLARGDEQLALQMVDEIIEGRFQPATPTFLNAGKKQRGELVSCFLLRIEDNMESIGRSINSALQLSKRGGGVAFALTNIREVGAPIKQIENQSSGVIPVMKLLEDSFSYANQLGARQGAGAVYLHAHHPDIYRFLDTKRENADEKIRIKTLSLGVVIPDITFELAKRDEDMYLFSPYDVERVYGMPFSDVSVTEKYYEMVDDSRIKKTKIKAREFFQTLAEIQFESGYPYIMFEDTVNRENPIDGKIIMSNLCSEILQVSQPTTYHDDLSYDQTGKDISCNLGSLNIAKTMDSPDFGLTIETAIRSLSAVSDMSNITSVPSIARGNDQSHAIGLGQMNLHGYLARERVHYGSEEGLDFTNIYFYSVVYHAVRASNKLAIQTGQTFGGFEKSKYASGEFFDKYTEQEWVPQTAKVAELFKNIHIPTQDDWRELKASVMEHGIYNQNLQAVPPTGSISYINNSTSSIHPVASKIEIRKEGKLGRVYYPAPYLTNDNLEYYQDAYEIGYEKVIDTYAAATQHVDQGLSLTLFFKDTATTRDINRAQIYAWKKGIKTIYYIRLRQLALEGTEVEGCVSCML, encoded by the coding sequence ATGCCTGAGGGTCAGGGTCCCCGCGCGGGGGCCGCCGTCGAGAAGACCGCAGAGAAGCCCGCGCTGCCCGCCGCCTACAAGGGGCTGGGCTACCACGAACTGAACGCGATGCTGAACCTGTACGGACCGAACGGGGAGATCCAGTTCGAGGCGGACCGCGAGGCCGCGCACCAGTACTTCCTGCAGCACGTGAACAACAACACCGTGTTCTTCCACGACCTGGAAGAGAAGCTCGACTACCTGGTGAAGAACCAGTACTACGAGCGCGAGACCCTCGACCAGTACACGATGAACTTCATCCGTGAACTCTTCAACCGCGCCTACAAGAAGAAGTTCCGCTTTGAGACCTTCCTGGGCGCGTTCAAGTTCTACACGTCCTACACGCTGAAGACGTTTGACGGCAAGCGCTTCCTGGAGCGCTACGAGGACCGCGTCTGCATGGTTGCCCTGCACCTGGCCCGCGGCGACGAGCAGCTTGCCCTGCAGATGGTGGACGAGATCATCGAGGGCCGCTTCCAGCCGGCCACCCCCACGTTCCTGAACGCCGGCAAGAAGCAGCGCGGCGAGCTCGTCTCCTGCTTCCTGCTCCGCATCGAAGACAACATGGAGTCGATCGGCCGTTCCATCAACTCCGCCCTGCAGCTGTCCAAGCGCGGCGGCGGCGTGGCGTTCGCGCTGACCAACATCCGCGAAGTCGGCGCGCCGATCAAGCAGATCGAAAACCAGTCCTCCGGCGTCATCCCCGTGATGAAGCTCCTCGAGGACAGCTTCTCCTACGCCAACCAGCTCGGTGCCCGCCAGGGTGCCGGCGCGGTGTACCTGCACGCCCACCACCCGGACATCTACCGGTTCCTGGACACCAAGCGGGAAAACGCGGACGAAAAGATCCGCATCAAGACCCTCTCACTCGGCGTCGTGATCCCGGACATCACTTTCGAGCTGGCCAAGCGGGACGAGGACATGTACCTGTTTTCCCCGTACGACGTCGAACGCGTCTACGGCATGCCGTTCTCCGATGTCTCGGTCACCGAGAAGTACTACGAGATGGTGGACGATTCCCGGATCAAGAAGACCAAGATCAAGGCGCGCGAGTTCTTCCAGACCCTCGCCGAGATCCAGTTCGAATCCGGCTACCCGTACATCATGTTCGAGGACACCGTGAACCGGGAAAACCCGATCGACGGCAAGATCATCATGTCCAACCTGTGCTCCGAGATCCTCCAGGTTTCGCAGCCCACCACGTACCACGATGACCTGTCCTACGACCAGACCGGCAAGGACATCTCCTGCAACCTGGGCTCGCTGAACATCGCGAAGACCATGGATTCGCCGGACTTCGGCCTGACCATCGAGACGGCCATCCGCTCGCTCTCGGCTGTGTCGGACATGTCCAACATCACCTCGGTGCCGTCCATCGCCCGCGGCAACGACCAGAGCCACGCCATCGGCCTGGGCCAGATGAACCTGCACGGCTACCTGGCACGTGAGCGGGTGCACTACGGTTCCGAAGAGGGCCTGGACTTCACCAACATCTACTTCTACTCGGTGGTGTACCACGCGGTCCGCGCCTCCAATAAGCTGGCCATCCAGACAGGCCAGACCTTCGGCGGCTTCGAGAAGTCCAAGTACGCCTCGGGCGAGTTCTTCGACAAGTACACGGAGCAGGAGTGGGTGCCTCAGACCGCCAAGGTTGCGGAGCTGTTCAAGAACATCCACATCCCCACCCAGGATGACTGGCGCGAGTTGAAGGCGTCCGTCATGGAGCACGGCATCTACAACCAGAACCTGCAGGCCGTTCCGCCGACGGGCTCGATCAGCTACATCAACAACTCCACCTCCTCGATCCACCCGGTCGCGTCCAAGATCGAAATCCGCAAGGAAGGCAAGCTGGGCCGCGTGTACTACCCGGCGCCGTACCTGACGAACGACAACCTGGAGTACTACCAGGACGCGTACGAGATCGGCTACGAGAAGGTCATCGACACCTACGCCGCTGCCACGCAGCACGTGGACCAGGGCCTGTCCCTGACGCTGTTCTTCAAGGACACCGCCACCACGCGCGACATCAACAGGGCCCAGATCTACGCCTGGAAGAAGGGCATCAAGACCATCTACTACATCCGTCTCCGCCAGCTTGCGCTGGAAGGGACCGAGGTGGAGGGCTGCGTCAGCTGCATGCTGTAA
- a CDS encoding class I SAM-dependent methyltransferase, which produces MTITEATGSAAGRGQGEGHAGRVPYSVPQPPVTIDAAIWPSIATTPDSLKARVAGRIADAIFRAAVRTLPLEVRYPDGTVLGKAASDPAPGNPYPVMTMNRPEAFAARLGDGGLIGLGESYMAGDWDADDLTAVMEVFAARVGTLVPEPLQKLRALYLPRQPRRERNTEQNTRSNISRHYDLSNELFSSFLDSTMTYSSALFPERGDSLRTVAWDGFAAAQQAKIDRLLDKAGVGEGTRVLEIGTGWGELALRAAARGATVYSVTLSSEQQELARQRVAEAGYADAVTIELKDYRAVEGEYDAVVSVEMIEAVGYEYWATYFQTIERVLAPGGKVAIQAITIAHDRLIATRTSYTWVHKYIFPGGVIPSVRAIEEITEKQTGLRVRERLAMGEHYAQTLRLWEERFMSRADEVAAMGFDSIFQRMWLFYLCYSRAGFETGYLDVQQIVLDHAASRRAAGGAAV; this is translated from the coding sequence GTGACCATCACCGAAGCTACCGGATCCGCAGCGGGGCGCGGACAGGGCGAAGGCCACGCAGGCCGGGTTCCGTACTCGGTTCCACAGCCGCCCGTCACTATCGACGCCGCCATCTGGCCCAGCATCGCCACCACGCCTGACAGCCTCAAGGCACGGGTGGCCGGGCGGATTGCGGACGCCATCTTCAGGGCCGCCGTCCGTACCCTGCCGCTGGAAGTCCGGTACCCGGACGGCACCGTCCTCGGCAAAGCGGCGTCCGATCCGGCACCCGGCAATCCGTACCCGGTCATGACCATGAACCGGCCGGAGGCTTTCGCTGCCCGGCTGGGCGACGGCGGGCTGATCGGACTCGGCGAGTCCTACATGGCCGGCGACTGGGACGCCGACGATCTCACCGCCGTCATGGAAGTCTTCGCGGCCCGCGTCGGGACCCTCGTGCCCGAGCCCTTGCAGAAACTGCGCGCACTCTACCTGCCGCGCCAGCCGCGCAGGGAACGGAACACCGAACAGAACACACGCTCCAACATCTCCCGGCACTACGATCTCTCCAACGAACTGTTTTCCTCGTTCCTGGACAGCACCATGACCTACTCCAGTGCGCTGTTCCCGGAACGGGGCGACTCCCTGCGGACGGTGGCCTGGGACGGTTTCGCCGCCGCGCAGCAGGCGAAGATCGACCGGCTGCTGGACAAAGCCGGCGTCGGCGAGGGGACGCGCGTGCTGGAAATCGGCACGGGCTGGGGCGAACTCGCGCTGCGTGCTGCTGCCCGCGGCGCCACGGTGTATTCGGTCACGCTCTCCAGCGAACAGCAGGAACTTGCCCGCCAGCGCGTGGCCGAGGCCGGCTACGCCGATGCCGTCACCATTGAGCTCAAGGACTACCGGGCGGTGGAAGGCGAGTACGACGCCGTTGTCTCGGTGGAAATGATCGAGGCCGTCGGCTACGAATACTGGGCCACCTACTTCCAGACGATCGAGCGCGTCCTGGCACCCGGCGGGAAGGTGGCCATCCAGGCGATCACCATCGCGCACGACCGGCTGATCGCCACCCGGACAAGCTACACCTGGGTGCACAAGTACATCTTCCCCGGCGGCGTCATTCCATCCGTCCGGGCCATCGAGGAAATCACCGAGAAGCAGACCGGGCTCCGGGTCCGCGAACGCCTCGCCATGGGCGAGCACTATGCGCAGACCCTGCGGCTCTGGGAGGAACGCTTCATGTCCCGCGCCGACGAGGTAGCGGCCATGGGGTTCGATTCGATCTTCCAGCGGATGTGGCTGTTCTACCTCTGCTATTCCAGGGCAGGCTTTGAGACGGGCTACCTCGACGTCCAGCAGATTGTCCTGGACCACGCAGCATCCAGGCGTGCGGCCGGCGGAGCCGCAGTATGA
- a CDS encoding SDR family oxidoreductase: MRTANGTPEVSLQRRVFRGRVAVVTGSTRGLGFAMARLLGHHGATVVLASRSDVDVAAAVEILHAEGIAASGRRCDTADLADVEALRDEAQNHGTLDIWVNNAGVSGVFGPTASTPVDDFTRVVRTNILGTFHGSRVALPVFLGQGRGDLVNVYGQGDQGPVALQNAYASSKRWVRQFTETLRLETRGTGVRVHGMNPGLVVTDMLGHVTTQPGYEHRLGGLQVVVGLWGQTPDEAARPLLDLVTSDAGEFRYLTKTNMVTRGVRNLVSGRLRRAKRMPLDVTVLDTDSKG, from the coding sequence GTGAGAACCGCTAACGGCACCCCGGAAGTGTCCCTGCAACGACGAGTCTTCCGCGGACGCGTAGCCGTCGTGACGGGCTCGACACGCGGTCTGGGGTTTGCGATGGCCCGTCTGCTGGGCCATCACGGCGCAACTGTGGTGCTGGCATCCAGGTCGGACGTCGACGTCGCGGCCGCCGTCGAGATCCTGCACGCGGAAGGGATCGCGGCGTCCGGACGTCGCTGCGACACTGCTGACCTGGCCGACGTCGAGGCCCTGCGCGACGAGGCCCAAAACCATGGGACGCTTGACATCTGGGTCAACAATGCCGGAGTCTCCGGTGTCTTCGGGCCCACGGCGTCCACGCCGGTCGACGACTTCACGCGGGTGGTTCGTACGAACATCCTCGGCACGTTCCACGGGTCCAGGGTTGCGTTGCCGGTCTTCCTCGGCCAAGGCCGCGGCGACCTTGTCAACGTGTACGGCCAAGGCGACCAGGGGCCGGTGGCGCTACAGAACGCGTATGCGTCGAGTAAGCGGTGGGTCCGCCAGTTCACCGAGACGTTGCGGCTGGAGACCCGAGGCACCGGCGTCCGGGTGCATGGCATGAACCCGGGCCTGGTGGTGACAGACATGTTGGGGCACGTTACGACCCAGCCGGGGTATGAGCATCGACTGGGCGGCCTGCAGGTCGTCGTCGGACTATGGGGGCAGACGCCCGACGAAGCCGCGCGCCCGCTTCTGGACCTCGTAACGTCGGACGCAGGCGAGTTCCGGTATCTGACCAAGACGAACATGGTGACCCGCGGGGTGCGCAATTTAGTCTCCGGACGCCTCCGCCGCGCCAAGCGCATGCCCCTGGACGTCACCGTTCTCGACACGGACTCCAAGGGCTGA
- the nrdI gene encoding class Ib ribonucleoside-diphosphate reductase assembly flavoprotein NrdI, whose amino-acid sequence MAAPALADAPLAADAVNTTPMNRTSSHLIYFSSASENTRRFIEKLGRDAARIPLHQRETELVATEPFVLVVPTYGGTGGEGSVPKQVIRFLNNPQNRALIRGVIGAGNTNFGDNYCMAGDIIAFKCQIPHLYRFELMGTPEDVRLVNQGLDKFWTLLSQTQK is encoded by the coding sequence ATGGCAGCGCCGGCACTTGCCGATGCGCCGCTCGCAGCAGATGCTGTGAATACGACGCCCATGAACCGGACCTCCAGTCACCTCATCTACTTTTCCTCGGCTTCCGAGAATACCCGGCGCTTCATTGAGAAGCTCGGCCGGGATGCAGCCCGGATTCCCCTGCATCAGCGTGAAACTGAACTCGTAGCTACCGAACCCTTCGTCCTGGTGGTTCCCACCTACGGAGGAACGGGCGGCGAGGGTTCAGTGCCGAAACAGGTGATCCGGTTCCTCAACAACCCGCAGAACAGGGCTCTGATCCGCGGGGTGATCGGCGCAGGAAACACGAATTTTGGGGACAACTACTGCATGGCGGGCGACATCATCGCCTTCAAATGCCAGATACCGCACCTCTACCGCTTCGAACTCATGGGGACGCCTGAAGACGTCCGCCTGGTAAACCAAGGATTGGACAAGTTTTGGACACTACTGTCGCAGACACAGAAGTAA
- the nrdF gene encoding class 1b ribonucleoside-diphosphate reductase subunit beta, translating into MTEKVKLLSHVEAINWNRIQDDKDVDVWNRLVNNFWLPEKVPLSNDVQSWATLTPDEQQLTMRVFTGLTLLDTIQGTVGAVSLIPDAITPHEEAVYTNIAFMESVHAKSYSSIFSTLASTKEIDEAFRWSTENANLQKKAQIVMDYYQGDDPLKRKVASTLLESFLFYSGFYLPMYWSSRAKLTNTADLIRLIIRDEAVHGYYIGYKFQKGLEKVSEEKRQEIKDYTFELLFELYENEVQYTHDLYDSVGLAEDVKKFLHYNANKALMNLGYEAMFPASVTDVNPAILSALSPNADENHDFFSGSGSSYVIGKAVNTEDEDWDF; encoded by the coding sequence ATGACCGAGAAGGTCAAGCTGCTTAGCCACGTCGAGGCCATCAACTGGAACCGCATCCAGGACGACAAGGACGTGGATGTCTGGAACCGCCTGGTCAACAACTTCTGGCTGCCGGAGAAGGTGCCGCTGTCCAACGACGTCCAGTCGTGGGCGACGCTGACGCCGGACGAGCAGCAGCTCACTATGCGCGTGTTCACCGGCCTGACCCTGCTGGACACCATCCAGGGCACCGTTGGCGCCGTCTCACTGATCCCGGACGCGATCACCCCGCATGAAGAAGCCGTGTACACGAACATCGCCTTCATGGAGTCCGTGCACGCCAAGAGCTACTCATCCATCTTCTCCACGCTGGCCTCCACCAAGGAGATCGACGAGGCGTTCCGCTGGTCCACCGAGAACGCGAACCTTCAGAAGAAGGCGCAGATCGTCATGGACTACTACCAGGGTGACGACCCCCTGAAGCGCAAGGTGGCTTCCACGCTTCTGGAGAGCTTCCTGTTCTACTCGGGCTTCTACCTGCCGATGTACTGGTCCTCACGGGCCAAGCTGACGAACACGGCAGACCTGATCCGCCTGATCATCCGCGATGAGGCCGTGCACGGCTACTACATCGGCTACAAGTTCCAGAAGGGCCTGGAGAAGGTCTCCGAGGAGAAGCGCCAGGAGATCAAGGACTACACCTTCGAACTGCTCTTCGAGCTGTACGAAAACGAAGTCCAATACACGCACGACCTCTACGACTCCGTCGGCCTGGCCGAGGACGTCAAGAAGTTCCTGCACTACAACGCCAACAAGGCCCTGATGAACCTGGGCTACGAAGCCATGTTCCCGGCCTCCGTCACCGACGTGAACCCGGCCATCCTCTCGGCCCTGTCCCCGAACGCTGACGAGAACCACGACTTCTTCTCGGGCTCGGGTTCGTCTTACGTGATCGGCAAGGCTGTCAACACCGAGGATGAGGACTGGGACTTCTAA
- a CDS encoding HNH endonuclease signature motif containing protein has translation MDSSTAWSGEMREAMAAVLASTAALSSIIETGMDRAGPPGTDPLRDLADDCLDGLAELARLEARTAALKVRLAADYVEATRALASPAASLQDRTAQEMATVAEVACVLTVSERSAGALLSDSLALTTSLPLTLAALRAGKISWQHARIIVDETTSLDPAGAAALEAHFLNPEAPNPARGCTAGDLVPSRFRAKARTWRERHHPVSIETRHTKSAGDRRGEYHPDRDGMAWLSAYLPADTAAGIWERTTAAARSLQSPDEARTLTQLRADIAATWLLGGHAIGGGTADGTADGGTGLGGELAGDVPSPRAQVLITVPVLSMLGATDEPAMLDGYGPIPPSTARRLIADGADSFHRVLVDPRDGAPLEIGRTSYRLTKAQRQWLRLRDGRCPFPGCSNQSLDNEADHLLAWADGGTTGISNLGQPCRKHHRLKHSSAWTPAGASKDNPPGWTSPAGRHYPSEHQDWEPPRWPDNLMIGDALPESDSALPQDPFPEWHLFTSAYRLPAPAVDDMPWPMPLDHFLPEELMLQRV, from the coding sequence ATGGACAGCAGCACAGCCTGGAGCGGGGAGATGAGGGAGGCCATGGCGGCCGTCCTGGCCTCCACTGCTGCGCTTTCGTCCATTATCGAAACCGGCATGGACCGGGCCGGTCCGCCCGGCACCGATCCGCTGCGGGATCTGGCAGATGACTGCCTGGACGGACTCGCCGAATTGGCCCGGCTGGAAGCCCGGACCGCCGCGCTGAAAGTCAGGCTGGCTGCCGACTATGTGGAGGCAACCAGGGCTTTGGCATCACCGGCGGCATCCCTGCAGGACCGCACCGCCCAGGAGATGGCCACCGTTGCCGAGGTCGCCTGCGTCCTGACCGTCAGCGAACGTTCCGCCGGAGCCCTCCTGTCCGACTCCCTGGCACTGACAACCTCGCTCCCGCTGACGCTGGCGGCACTGCGGGCCGGGAAGATCTCCTGGCAGCACGCCCGGATCATCGTCGACGAAACCACCAGCCTGGATCCCGCCGGAGCGGCCGCCCTGGAAGCGCACTTCCTGAATCCCGAAGCCCCCAACCCCGCCCGCGGATGCACAGCCGGGGACCTCGTCCCGTCCCGCTTCCGGGCCAAGGCACGCACCTGGCGGGAACGCCACCACCCGGTCAGCATCGAAACACGCCACACCAAGAGTGCCGGGGACCGGCGGGGCGAGTACCACCCGGACCGGGACGGCATGGCATGGCTCTCCGCCTACCTTCCCGCCGACACAGCTGCGGGAATCTGGGAACGGACCACCGCCGCCGCGCGCTCCCTGCAAAGCCCGGACGAGGCCAGGACCCTCACCCAGCTCCGCGCCGACATCGCCGCCACGTGGCTCCTCGGCGGCCACGCCATCGGCGGCGGAACCGCTGACGGAACGGCCGACGGCGGCACCGGCTTGGGTGGGGAACTGGCCGGAGACGTCCCGTCCCCGAGGGCGCAGGTCCTCATCACTGTCCCGGTCTTGTCAATGCTGGGCGCCACGGATGAACCGGCCATGCTGGACGGGTACGGGCCGATCCCGCCGTCCACGGCCCGCCGCCTGATCGCCGACGGCGCCGATTCCTTCCACCGCGTCCTGGTCGACCCGCGCGACGGTGCCCCGCTGGAAATCGGACGGACCAGCTACCGGCTCACGAAGGCCCAACGTCAGTGGCTCCGCCTCCGCGACGGCAGATGCCCGTTCCCCGGCTGCAGCAACCAGTCACTGGACAACGAAGCCGACCACCTCCTGGCCTGGGCCGACGGCGGCACCACCGGCATCTCCAACCTGGGCCAGCCATGCCGCAAGCACCACCGCCTCAAACACAGCTCTGCCTGGACACCAGCCGGTGCCAGCAAGGACAACCCGCCCGGGTGGACTTCGCCGGCAGGGCGGCACTACCCCAGTGAACACCAGGACTGGGAGCCACCCCGATGGCCGGACAACCTGATGATCGGGGACGCACTCCCGGAATCCGACTCGGCACTACCGCAGGATCCCTTCCCGGAATGGCACTTATTCACGTCCGCGTACCGGCTCCCCGCCCCAGCCGTTGACGATATGCCGTGGCCAATGCCCTTGGACCACTTCCTCCCTGAAGAGCTCATGCTCCAACGGGTCTGA
- a CDS encoding VOC family protein, with protein MTERTYPQGVPCWIDTGQSDVEAAAEFYLGLFGWTFEDVTRPGVPGRHLIAKLNGQDVGGLASTQGGAAVWSTYIAVEDADVAVQRSVAAGAAVRSAPADAGEGDGSAVLTDAGDWAPRSSAKTKPSGRLQY; from the coding sequence ATGACTGAACGGACCTACCCGCAGGGCGTCCCATGTTGGATCGATACCGGGCAATCTGACGTCGAGGCCGCCGCAGAGTTCTACTTAGGACTCTTCGGCTGGACATTCGAAGACGTCACGCGGCCGGGAGTACCGGGCCGTCACTTGATAGCAAAGCTCAACGGCCAGGACGTCGGCGGGTTGGCCAGCACCCAGGGCGGTGCCGCGGTGTGGAGCACCTACATAGCCGTCGAGGACGCGGATGTCGCAGTGCAGCGGTCGGTTGCTGCCGGTGCCGCGGTGCGATCGGCGCCTGCCGATGCGGGCGAAGGCGACGGAAGTGCGGTGCTGACCGATGCCGGCGACTGGGCGCCCAGGTCCTCCGCCAAAACGAAACCAAGTGGACGCTTACAGTACTGA